The genomic segment ATCTTGTCTTTTATGAAAAATGTTTGCTGCAATTAAATCTCAAACTCAAAATCTCGTTCTTAATTTGAACGCCTTGTATGTACATTTGACAATTATCATGATTAATATAGTTGTATGACAGATATTGTAAGGACTGTTTTATACTTGTAAAATGATGTGGCATGAGCTATTTTGTATGTCTAAGATATGGCAGGAGccatttttgtaatttttcaaaattgttaAAGAATCGCTTACATTAATTACATTGTTATAGATGTAATAATTTGGAGCTGTTGacagaaataaaattaaatactaattagttttcattttgaatttattcaaatATCTGAATACTTTTcctcaaaaaaatcaaaaaaataaattatctgAGTACTCAAAAGTCAAAATACATTCAAGGGGTtggaaaaaaaatcagaaactTTTGATTTTAAATATAGTCGAAATTTGATTACGATGATTattataaacattttttttactgAGACAAgatagaattttatttttctgaaatcaaataactaaatttgagtttaaaatatttgaattgaaATATAAGTAGGTTTTGTGAAACAGTctaacgaatttttatctgtgagaaggtcaatcctaccgatattcacaataaaaaataacactcttagcataaaaaataatagtttttcatggatgatccaaataagatatttgtctcacaaaatacgatctgtgagaccgtctcacacaagtgttTGTTTGAAATATTCATTTCAGATACACCCAAAGATAATTAGTTATATTTGCTATCTTACATTTAAACAAAAGAAGTTAGTAATTCATAAATCTTAATTGTGCTGAAGATGATTTTCAAATAAGATTATTTTAAAGTTCCTTTATTGAATAAGAAATGTTCCTTGAATTGGACAACAAAATATGAAATTTCCTTccctaaaatttcataaattttctttttttttaaaaaatattattcttttaaatttgagttataaaaaaagaaattagaaatgaccaaaaatatCCTAAAAAtgaccaaaaatataatttctgaCAAAAAAACTTTTTTAAAGATTTTGCGGATAGACTAAATACAGTTCACCAATGAGAAAGGTCCATCTGTCCGCGCGTCCATCAACGAAAACCAATTTAAATAATTCGAACAATGAGAAATATTGTGGATGACAAGAAATATATCCAAAACATTTTTCAGCAAAATATCGTTTTTATTCTGGAAATCGCGACAGTAGAAGAGATAAAAGAAAGAGAAGGATTCAAGACAGTGTCTTTATTTGTTTGTTAAGCAGCTTAAAAATGGCATTGGCATCTTCCACTTCCATGGCGGCCACCGCCGTCTTCATGCACCGCCTACCCGCCACCAAACTGGCAGTTCACGGCCCTGCCCTGCCTCTCCGCCGTATCCCGAACTCCGttcaattgaaccaattttctgGTAATATTTTCTTTCTGGCTTCTGTTTGGTGTTACATTTCTCTTGTTTTATGATGGGTTTGCATTGCATTCTTGAAATGCACACACTATTCTTCCTAGTTGACTTTTTCTTTTTGAATTAGATTAAATCTTGGTTTGTGTAATTTGGGATGTTTTagtttatggattttttggGAATGTAGGATTTGATGAGGCCAATTTAATCAGGGAATTTTTAGGTGATTTACTAGGTTGAgacatgaataaataaatatattcaatCAAGTTTTGGCTACTATTGGAATTATTAGCTTTTTATTATGTAATTTAAAGGAATGCCGAAATAGTTCTTAATATGATCTTGCTTCAGAATCTATTATAATGTTTgcttcaaaaagaaaaaaggaaaaaaaactaGTTTGATACTGGGAGATGAGAAGtgtttttcttttccttttcgaAACTCAAGCAGAAAAGTCTATTATACGGATGCATCCACACTGAAATGACATTCTCGTTGAGATTTCTGTTATATGGTGTTGGCTTTACTTATATATTCACCGGGCGTCATCTTGATACCGGAATGTAACTAATTTAATTTCATATGATATTCAAAGTTCTTGGCATCGTTTATAACATCGCGCAGAAGTAATGGATGCTGGAATTCTTCCTCTAGTTTATCTGGATGCTGGAATTCTTCCTCTAGTTTATCTATATCGGTATTTTGAAATGTCCCAGGaagaaaataaatatatcagaATCCCATTTTTATACTCGTCAGCTATTATCCGCCTTAAGTTCTAGCAAGTGATTCCTGTTTCTCTCTTACAACTATCATATTCTTTTGTTTACCGGCTGGTGATATATGTGCTGGTCTGTATCCTTTTGAAACAGGGTCCAGGAGGTCTTCTCAAGCTCCGTTTCAGGGCTTCTTCATCGGACGAATCCCCAATTGATGCCAATGAATTATTCACGGACCTGAAAGAAAAGGTAATGGTTCTCAAACTTGTGACTTATTTTACTCACTCTTCCCAAATGCATTGTCTCCATATCATGCATTAGCACCACTTCGACTTTGTTTCGAGTGGAGTATTACCGTCTTCTTTTATCATGCTTGAAGTGGGATGCTGTTGAAGACAAGTCAACTGTGCTTCTTTATGGAGGTGGTGCAATTGTTGCTTTATGGTTGGCTACCATTGTTGTTGGCGCTATCAATTCAGTCCCTTTGGTATGTTTTCCAAAGAAATTTCATTTCAAATCAAGGGAAATCTGTTTTGTTTTGTATGTTAGGTTCTCTTCTCTTATACATTAGGCATTATTATTTCTATAAAACTCGATTGCAGCTTCCAAAGCTCCTGGAGTTGGTTGGTCTTGGATACACAGGATGGTTTGTGTACCGTTACCTTCTTTACAAGGTATGATGATTTAGTTATTATTCCATCTTCATTATCATATACTCCAAGAATTGAGCACTTTCTTCCAAGGACATGCATTCTTGTAGAATTGTCGCTGAAATAACATGCAATATCCATGAATTCATCCCGAGAATGTTAAAGGCATTCTCGTCCGCTAGTTTCGATATGCAAGAAGCTCTGTTGCTGGTGGTTTATGCAGTTGATGAGTCATTGTTACATTCTTACAGTCAAGCAGAAAAGAACTGGTGGAAGACATCGAAGCAATAAAGAAGAAGATTTCTGGAGTTGAATAAATGCATTCAGTCGGTTCTCAAATTCATCCCATAATCGTCGATTTTATATGTATTCTATGATAGAGGAGGAGCACCCGCTTTATTTCTAGAATAGGGTCTTGTGTATGTCTTCTACGTCTGTTATGTATTGTGATTGTTTAATAAAGTTTATGTTCATCTATTCAAAAGAACCTCTAGCTTGATGGGGCTACAACGTATCACTCACATCAAATTCGATTTACGGACAGAGTGAAAAAAAATGAAAGGTTTTAATCGCATACCTGAAAGTCGAACAATACAAGATGAGAAATACATTATGTAGTATTTAATACATAAAACCGAAGAGATTATACTTTGAAGGCAACAAATGAACACCACTCCCAAGTTCCAACACCTAATTCAGAAAATTTCTAGAGTTTGTCAATATCTTCGTCCTCGAATTCAATGTAATCATCACCAGGGCCTTCGTCTTCTTCATCAAGCCCACCAGCAATACCCTCGTTAAGCCTGGTGTTTTCGGGAAGCTCGCCATAGGCCTTCAAGAGCCTGGCttcatctggcatatacttcAAGATTACATCAGCCTTGTCATCCTGTGAAAATTCGAGATTAGGCAGACATATTAGAGATTCACAATAACAATCAACCCTCAGATGATTCATTTTTCTGATGCAAATTGAGACATTAAGACTTCAAATGTCAAGTCAATTGGCCGGCTTATAGATACTTCAATGGAAGTCAGAAGCCACTAAAGAAGGCCTATCTCAAAACACGAAATCAGCTAAGAAAAATTCCCAACAGATGAAAACGTATATTCTTCCCCAATCCGGACAAAGAACAGATTAATGTATAAAAATACACATCTGGCACAATTGTTGGAAGGAGACAAAATTGACACTTTATAAAAGTTAGCATCCAAAGATTCTATTTAAACAAAAGAAGCATCATCATGTCAAAAACAACAGTGAATAATTAGAGAGAAGTATATGTTGCTCCAATGTCCGTCACCTTCAAAAGAAAGACAACCATCTTTATTAGaggattattaaaaaaattaattgaaggaagaatttttctccaagaaaacaATTATCTTGATAAAATTATGTTTGACACAATCAAGAAAGAATATACTAAACTAGTTGATAAGATTCCAGTCAAGAAAACACATATTTAGAATAATTATTGCAAGAATTCAGTAATGGAGGAATTTGAATAATTATTGCAAAATTCAATAATGGAGGAAAAGGAAATTGTTGACATGATCACACGACGAATCATTCCATGGATAGACCAACCAAGCACATGGATTTGATCAACATACTACAATTTCTCCTACCATAAACACCAAAAAATCGACACCACATAAACCAAAGAATAATCTAGAAAAGCGACCGAAGGGCGCACCGTCAACAAGTTAGGATTCCTTTTATCAGAACTTATTCACCGATCAAAACTCAAGATAAAAACAAATATAATCAGTGACCTTAAAAATCTTCAAAAGAAGCAGCAGAACGAAGTGTAAGAAATAAATGCAAGATCATGAGCTTATTTATTAAGCTAAACAACAACAACTAAAAAGTAACAGACCTCAATTCATAGTAGAAATTCTCGAACGAATCAATAATTACGAAATACAAATCACTTTCCTATGTCCTTGTTTGTAAATCACCTAAATGGATACTATCTCAAGCACGCAACTTGTATTTTCACTCACCTAGAACCCTATAATGTTTGTTTTTAGTAAGTACAGAAGTTTGACGACGCCGAACAATGATATCCCATCAAGATCGTGAACAAAAGTTCATTTATCTCCTAAATTAGGAACCCTGAAGAATGACCACATTTATCATCATATGAATGTACGAAGTACATGAAATGATCTGTGAACAAAAGCGGTTAAAGACACTTTGATGTAAACCCTACATATTAGCGCAGGAAACATCGAATGCTTAAGCTATTTATGTGGTTATGAAGTCCAGTGTACCATTTAACGACAGACATCCAAACAAGAACCAATCTTCAGGAAAAATGTAGATTgtcaatttaattttaatacaaGTTTCTACACATACAAATAACACAAATAGTGATTCAGGCTAATAAAGGTAATAAATTTACCATCAAATTAGTAATGAACTAAATGGGAAGCAATTGATACCTGATAATCGCGTAGGCCAACAAGGATGATATCACCTGCAGCAATCCAGACCTTCTTGTGCATCTTTCCACGGATATGGCAGAGACGCTTGACGCCATCGATGCAGGTGGCTTCGCATCGGCCGTTTCCCAGCATCCGCATCACCTGCGCATACTCCTGCCCGTCCTCCTTGAACACAAGCTCACGCTTCTCGTCATCCGCCTCGTTCTTTCCTCTCTTGCGGTTCTTTCCTCCCTTACCCTTGTTCTTCGGCATTCCTGAGCCAGAAACCCTAGATGCAAcccttgtaaattatttttttcctatttttttttttgagtggTTTTCTTACCATATTTTTCAGAAACTGAAATGTGGTAGTTTGTCTTAAATGTGATATAATACAGtaaaattatatcaaatgaCAACATTTAGATGTTTCAAACCTGTAATAAAGGTTTGTAACccaacaatattttttaaatttgtattCTAATTGCAGTTGTATTATCTAtagtattatattatattacacattgAAGATAGTGAAATTAAATTTTCCAAATtatattgtatttttaaacattaataactagctgaaagattatgacttcTCAAATTCATCTCCTTGTTCCAGCCTAAGCCAAGTTCTAACATCTTGGTTTAGCTAGAGAAAATTATCGACCAATCATATTTTACAGATGTTATAAAAAATCAAAGTAttatttaaaaacattaattatATGCCTTCCATTTCGAAGGAGTTGGTTTTTAGaatgtttgaaataaaaaatgttgtttgtgttgtgaaaaaataaaaatttatggtaaaaagtaaaaatctcaaactctcaaaatttaccaaactacacactttataatatttttctctctactcaattgtgattttcttcacaaatgagagatctatttatagagtttcattacacataatccaaaaaaataaaatacatcattacctacatcatcacacacaaatttctaattttaccactcttattttcaacattcaaatattcaactattactattcaatattcaaatcatttattttcaacactcctccttgtgatgatgatcatgatacgatgatatcttcattacgtgttttgtactgtctcgttaaaaaccttacttggaaaaactcattgggataaaaaccatagtaagagaaaaagagtgcagtcacgtaaactccccctgatgttgacatgaacaattcttcacaaatttcgtagattgtgcatcccaatattatatatgtgctttctgaatattgacgtaagaagtgcctttgtgaagagatctgatgagttttcacttgattgaatgtgacgaacatcaatacaatttattcttctcaagctccttggtgaatgcgaagaacttaggaggaatatgcttagttctgtcgctttttatgtatccttctttcatttaagcaacacatgcagcattatcttcatatagtatcacaggcttctcatcgaatgataatccgcatgaaatttggatatgttgggtcattgattttaaccacacacattcacgacttgcttcatgtagtgcaataatctcggcatgatttgatgaagttgttacgagcgtttgtttctgtgaacgccaagatattgcagtacctccacgagtaaatacatatccagtttgggaacgtgccttgtgtggatcagataagtatccaacATTAGCATAATCAATTATACtaggattagcatcttttgaatacaaaagtcccaagtctgtcgttcctcgtagataacggaatatatgtttaattccagTTCCAGtttctctttgttggatatgtgctaaatcttgccaacagattcacggcaaaagatatagcaggccttgtacaatttgtaaggtacataagggcaccgatggcacttagatatggtacttctggaccaagaatatcttcatcatcttcacatggacggaatagatccttttctatgtttaatgatctaacaaccattggagtacttaaatgATTTGCTTTAACcatgttaaaacgtttaaggatcctttctgtataatttgtctggtgaacaaacattccacattctctttgttcaatttgtaaacccagacaatacttggtttttccaagatccttcatttcaaattcttctttcaagtatgacacaacttcttgaatttccttattcgttccaatgatgtttaaatcatcaacatatacagtaataattacgcatccggatgttgttttcttaatgaaaacacaagggcatattaaattatttacatatccttttttcatcaagtgaccacttagtcgattataccatattcgacctgattgctttaacccatataatgatctttgtaatttcacagaataacattccctgggttttgaactttgtgcttcagacatcttaaatccttcaggaattttcatatatatatattactatcaagtgatccatataagtaagctgtaacaacatccataagacgcatttctaaattttcagataccgccaagctaatcaaataccgaaacgtaattgcatccatcacaggagaatatgtttcttcataatcaattccaggcctttgagaaaaaccttgtgcaacaagtcgagctttatatcttactatttcatttttctcatttcgctttcgaataaaaactcatttgtatctaacaggttttacaccttcaggtgtaaggactataggttcaaaaacattacgtttatttagcgaatctaattcaacatggatgacatctttccattttatcaaatcctgccgatttttacattcaccaaaagattttggttcatgatcttcgttgtcatttatgatgtcgattgccacattataagaaaatatatcatctatattttttcggttccatattttccagtattaatgtaattgatagagatttcatgattctcgtcagtttgtggttctgacagaacattttcatcatcatgtgtttcttcaggaacaacaTTCTCTATTTtttgatcatcatgtgtttcttcagaaacatcattctttattttgtgatcatcgcgtttctctatgaattttctttttcgaggatttttatccttggaaccgactggccttccacgcttcaaggcgtttaatgacatcatgagtatcttccatttgtttctttggaatttcaattcgagcaggggcatttgcagcatgtatatatgatttagttaccccttttgtgtctgcaaatgtatctggtatttgatttgctattctttgcaagtgtacaatttgttgtacatctttttcacatttttttgttcttggatccagatgtaacaatgatgatacataccatgtaatttccttttcggtatgtttatgttctccccctaacattgggaagatttcctcattaaaatgacaatcagcaaaacgtgatgtgaacacgtcgcctgtctgagattcaagatatcgaatgattgatggactatcataaccgatataaattccaacctttctttgaggtcccattttctttcgttgcggtggtgcaataagcacatacaccatacatccaaaaattctcaaatgagaaatgtctggttctttaccaaatgcaagctgcaatggggagtatttatgatatgcacttggtctgatgcgaattaatgaagcagcatgtaaaattgcatgtccccatatagaaatact from the Primulina eburnea isolate SZY01 chromosome 3, ASM2296580v1, whole genome shotgun sequence genome contains:
- the LOC140826569 gene encoding LOW QUALITY PROTEIN: protein CURVATURE THYLAKOID 1A, chloroplastic-like (The sequence of the model RefSeq protein was modified relative to this genomic sequence to represent the inferred CDS: deleted 1 base in 1 codon), encoding MALASSTSMAATAVFMHRLPATKLAVHGPALPLRRIPNSVQLNQFSGSRRSSQLRFRASSSDESPIDANELFTDLKEKWDAVEDKSTVLLYGGGAIVALWLATIVVGAINSVPLLPKLLELVGLGYTGWFVYRYLLYKSSRKELVEDIEAIKKKISGVE
- the LOC140826568 gene encoding eukaryotic translation initiation factor 1A, with translation MPKNKGKGGKNRKRGKNEADDEKRELVFKEDGQEYAQVMRMLGNGRCEATCIDGVKRLCHIRGKMHKKVWIAAGDIILVGLRDYQDDKADVILKYMPDEARLLKAYGELPENTRLNEGIAGGLDEEDEGPGDDYIEFEDEDIDKL